A DNA window from Sphingopyxis macrogoltabida contains the following coding sequences:
- a CDS encoding putative quinol monooxygenase: MNRREHIAALVAMATMLLPAGQLKALEAQMEELIPEYGLIGQMIAHPGQRAALIAILSEGTGSMPGNMGYLIGEDSTNPDAIWIVEIWETQEAHAASLALPAVQDAIKRGRPLIAGFGARAEFKPVAKARA; the protein is encoded by the coding sequence ATGAACCGGCGCGAACATATCGCGGCGCTGGTGGCGATGGCGACGATGTTGTTGCCGGCGGGACAATTGAAGGCGCTGGAGGCGCAAATGGAAGAACTGATTCCCGAATATGGCCTGATCGGCCAGATGATTGCGCATCCGGGGCAGCGCGCGGCGCTGATCGCAATCCTGTCCGAAGGAACGGGATCGATGCCCGGCAACATGGGCTATCTGATCGGCGAGGACAGTACGAACCCCGACGCGATCTGGATCGTCGAAATCTGGGAGACACAGGAGGCTCATGCGGCGTCGCTCGCGCTGCCGGCGGTGCAGGACGCAATCAAAAGGGGACGCCCGCTGATTGCAGGATTTGGTGCTCGCGCCGAGTTCAAGCCGGTGGCAAAAGCCCGTGCATGA
- the recN gene encoding DNA repair protein RecN has translation MLTALSIANIVLIERLDLDFEAGLGVLTGETGAGKSILLDALGLALGMRADSALVRQGSNQAQVTASFAPPAPGTPLAELLAANEIALEAGEALLIRRTLKADGGSRAFLNDQPCSAALLREIGTHLVEIHGQHDDRGLLAPAGHRALLDTYGRADTAAVAAAHAAWRAAEAKLAAARAAILEAERDREWLEHCVTELQALGPQPGEEAELAEARAAMQKGERLAGDLGAIMEAFEGSESGPALLRGAARRLDRLAGDHPLLAEALAGLDRAIIEADEAETKLHEAARAMEYDPDRLEATETRLFELRAMARKHGCQPDDLAALADDLAARLDAIEGGSAGLAKLETEVAETAAAYTHAATALSDLRTKAAARLDAAVAGELLPLKLDAARFRTLVERLPAERWGEAGIDRVEFLISTNPGAPFAPLAKIASGGELSRFILALKVALAEEGGADTIIFDEIDRGVGGAVASAIGERLARLAKGTGSAAGKQLLAVTHSPQVAAKGAAHFIIAKSSEGTVTRTSVRALDAAGRREEIARMLSGAEVTDEARAQAERLLETV, from the coding sequence GTGCTGACCGCCCTGTCCATCGCCAATATCGTGCTGATCGAGCGGCTCGACCTCGATTTCGAGGCGGGGCTCGGCGTGCTGACCGGCGAGACCGGAGCGGGCAAGTCGATCCTGCTCGACGCGCTCGGCCTCGCGCTCGGCATGCGCGCCGACAGCGCGCTGGTCCGGCAGGGCAGCAATCAGGCACAGGTGACGGCAAGTTTCGCGCCGCCCGCGCCGGGCACCCCGCTTGCCGAGCTGCTCGCGGCGAACGAAATCGCGCTGGAAGCGGGCGAAGCTTTGCTGATCCGCCGCACACTGAAGGCCGACGGCGGCAGCCGCGCCTTCCTCAACGATCAGCCCTGTTCGGCGGCGCTGCTCCGCGAAATCGGCACCCATCTGGTCGAGATTCATGGTCAGCACGACGACCGCGGCCTGCTGGCGCCCGCGGGGCACCGCGCCCTGCTCGATACCTATGGGCGCGCCGATACGGCGGCGGTGGCGGCGGCGCATGCCGCGTGGCGCGCCGCCGAAGCGAAACTCGCCGCCGCGCGCGCCGCGATCCTCGAAGCCGAACGCGATCGCGAATGGCTCGAGCATTGCGTTACCGAATTGCAGGCGCTCGGCCCGCAACCGGGGGAGGAAGCCGAACTCGCCGAAGCCCGCGCCGCGATGCAGAAGGGCGAACGGCTGGCTGGCGATCTCGGCGCGATCATGGAAGCCTTCGAGGGCAGCGAAAGCGGTCCGGCGCTGCTGCGCGGTGCGGCGCGGCGGCTCGACCGGCTCGCGGGCGACCATCCGCTGCTCGCCGAGGCACTCGCCGGGCTCGACCGCGCGATCATCGAGGCCGACGAGGCCGAGACGAAGCTGCACGAAGCGGCGCGCGCGATGGAATATGACCCGGATCGGCTCGAAGCGACCGAGACGCGCCTGTTCGAACTGCGCGCGATGGCGCGCAAGCATGGGTGTCAGCCCGACGATCTTGCGGCGCTGGCGGACGACCTCGCTGCGCGGCTCGATGCGATCGAGGGCGGCAGCGCCGGGCTCGCGAAGCTCGAAACCGAGGTGGCAGAGACGGCCGCCGCCTACACCCATGCCGCGACTGCACTGTCCGACCTGCGCACGAAAGCCGCGGCGCGGCTCGACGCGGCGGTGGCGGGCGAACTGCTGCCGCTGAAGCTCGACGCCGCGCGTTTCCGGACGCTCGTCGAGCGTCTGCCCGCCGAACGCTGGGGCGAGGCCGGCATCGATCGCGTCGAATTCCTCATCTCGACCAACCCCGGCGCGCCCTTTGCGCCGCTCGCCAAGATCGCGTCGGGCGGCGAACTCTCGCGCTTCATCCTCGCCCTCAAGGTCGCCCTCGCCGAAGAGGGCGGCGCCGACACGATCATCTTCGACGAAATCGACCGCGGCGTCGGCGGCGCGGTGGCGAGCGCGATCGGCGAGCGGCTGGCGCGGCTGGCCAAGGGAACTGGGAGCGCTGCGGGGAAGCAATTGCTCGCGGTCACCCACAGCCCGCAGGTCGCGGCGAAAGGCGCCGCGCATTTCATCATCGCCAAGTCGAGCGAAGGGACGGTCACCCGCACCAGCGTCCGCGCGCTTGACGCCGCCGGCCGCCGCGAAGAAATCGCGCGCATGCTGTCGGGCGCCGAAGTCACCGACGAAGCGCGCGCGCAGGCCGAACGGTTGCTGGAGACGGTGTGA
- a CDS encoding outer membrane protein assembly factor BamD, translating into MTQRPSSRAMTRLLAAALLISPLAACAGGGGVKKDTRYVARDVNTLYRAAQDRLERRQYRLAAALFDEVERQHPYSPWARRAQLMSSFSYYMDREYTPAIESAQRFLAIHPGNKDAAYAYYLIGVSYYEQISDVTRDQKITQQASNALGEVIRRYPDSRYAADARLKVDLVQDHLAGKEMEIGRFYQRSSNWLAASIRFREVIDKYQTTSHAPEALYRLTESYLALGIPAEAKKSAAVLGANYPGSKWYERAYKLMQKHAPSA; encoded by the coding sequence ATGACTCAGCGTCCCTCTTCGCGCGCCATGACGCGCCTGCTCGCCGCCGCCCTGTTGATTTCGCCCCTGGCGGCCTGTGCCGGGGGTGGCGGGGTCAAGAAGGACACGCGCTATGTCGCGCGCGACGTCAACACGCTTTACCGCGCGGCGCAGGACCGGCTCGAACGGCGCCAGTACCGCCTTGCCGCCGCGCTGTTCGACGAAGTCGAGCGCCAGCATCCCTATTCGCCCTGGGCGCGCCGGGCGCAGCTGATGAGCTCGTTCAGCTATTATATGGACCGCGAATATACCCCGGCGATCGAATCCGCGCAGCGCTTTCTCGCCATCCATCCGGGCAACAAGGACGCGGCCTATGCCTATTATCTGATCGGCGTCAGCTATTATGAGCAGATCAGCGACGTGACCCGCGACCAGAAGATTACCCAGCAGGCGTCGAACGCGCTGGGCGAGGTCATCCGCCGCTATCCCGACAGCCGCTATGCTGCCGACGCGCGGTTGAAGGTCGACCTTGTGCAGGATCACCTTGCCGGCAAGGAAATGGAGATCGGCCGTTTCTATCAGCGCAGCTCGAACTGGCTTGCCGCGTCGATCCGCTTCCGCGAGGTCATCGACAAATATCAGACGACCAGCCACGCGCCCGAGGCGCTTTATCGCCTGACCGAATCCTACCTTGCGCTCGGTATCCCGGCGGAAGCCAAGAAATCGGCCGCAGTGCTCGGCGCCAATTATCCGGGCAGCAAATGGTACGAGCGCGCGTACAAGCTGATGCAGAAGCACGCGCCCAGCGCCTGA
- a CDS encoding GNAT family N-acetyltransferase, which translates to MTPHPLDRPIWSMLTGRQAHLAEGDDRALRIDRGYGVFGVAADTGAEAQAALAALVPDEGEIWVVEGEPASVPPGMREVKRAVLAQMVAEGAPPVPRAGEPDILPLGEDDAAEMAALAEHAKPGPWGPATHRYGPFFGIREEGRLLAMAGQRILVPGMAEVSGVSTWEDCRGRGLARALIGHVMRDMVRRGEQPFLHSYADNAGAIGLYESLGFRIRREVHVLVIAR; encoded by the coding sequence ATGACTCCCCATCCCCTCGACCGGCCGATCTGGAGCATGCTCACCGGGCGGCAGGCGCATCTTGCCGAGGGCGATGATCGCGCGCTGCGCATCGATCGCGGTTACGGCGTTTTCGGCGTCGCGGCCGATACGGGCGCCGAGGCGCAGGCGGCGCTTGCCGCGCTGGTGCCCGACGAGGGCGAAATCTGGGTCGTAGAGGGCGAGCCGGCGTCCGTGCCGCCCGGGATGCGTGAGGTGAAGCGCGCTGTGCTCGCGCAGATGGTCGCCGAAGGCGCGCCGCCGGTACCGCGCGCGGGCGAACCCGATATTCTGCCGCTCGGCGAGGACGACGCTGCCGAAATGGCGGCGCTGGCTGAACATGCCAAGCCCGGTCCATGGGGCCCGGCGACGCACCGCTACGGTCCGTTCTTCGGCATCCGCGAAGAGGGCCGCCTGCTCGCGATGGCGGGGCAGCGCATCCTCGTGCCGGGCATGGCCGAGGTCAGCGGCGTATCGACATGGGAGGATTGCCGCGGCCGCGGGTTGGCGCGGGCGCTGATCGGCCATGTCATGCGCGATATGGTCCGGCGCGGCGAGCAACCCTTTCTGCACAGCTACGCCGACAATGCGGGGGCGATCGGGCTTTATGAATCGCTCGGCTTTCGCATCCGCCGCGAGGTGCATGTGCTGGTGATCGCGCGGTGA